One Cryptosporangium minutisporangium DNA segment encodes these proteins:
- a CDS encoding LacI family DNA-binding transcriptional regulator: protein MARATIRDVARVAGVSDGTVSNTLNRPHLVNETTRERVLRAIETVGYIPNAAARALRVGRSRSIGLVVLSVGNPFFADVANGAEQAATDAGADLALFETGLGERQREERLLRRLGERRLDGLIITPQDVEDPLLEDLERRGTPVVVLAREVPSRRRSAVRSDDDLGGVLAARHLLEMGHRRLAFAGWRRDERYDGAIRTASAAGGSLTWMDTTSDRITDGIAVGTHLVSLDAAERPTAVFCANDLIAVGLVRAATHAGLRIPEDLAVVGFDDTDLASAASAVELTSVHQPATEIGRAAVRIVLDEMADRTRERRDLVFEPELVVRESSTARQARRRSSGRRT from the coding sequence GTGGCGCGCGCGACCATCCGCGACGTGGCGCGCGTGGCCGGGGTGTCGGACGGCACCGTGAGCAACACGTTGAACCGACCGCATCTGGTCAACGAGACCACGCGGGAACGCGTGCTGCGCGCGATCGAGACGGTCGGCTACATCCCGAACGCCGCCGCCAGAGCCCTGCGCGTCGGCCGGAGCCGATCGATCGGCCTGGTGGTGCTCAGCGTCGGCAACCCGTTCTTCGCCGATGTCGCCAACGGAGCCGAGCAGGCCGCCACCGACGCCGGGGCCGATCTCGCGCTCTTCGAGACCGGTCTCGGTGAGCGGCAGCGCGAAGAACGCCTGCTGCGCCGGCTCGGCGAGCGCCGGCTCGATGGCCTGATCATCACGCCGCAGGACGTGGAGGATCCGCTGCTGGAGGACCTCGAGCGGCGCGGCACACCCGTCGTGGTGCTCGCCCGGGAGGTGCCCAGCCGTCGTCGTAGCGCGGTGCGCAGCGACGACGACCTCGGTGGCGTCCTCGCGGCGCGGCATCTGCTGGAGATGGGCCACCGGCGCCTGGCGTTCGCGGGGTGGCGGCGGGACGAGCGCTACGACGGTGCGATCCGAACGGCCAGTGCGGCGGGCGGCTCGCTGACCTGGATGGATACCACCAGCGACCGGATCACCGACGGGATCGCCGTCGGTACTCACCTGGTGTCCCTCGACGCGGCCGAGCGCCCGACGGCGGTGTTCTGCGCCAACGACTTGATCGCGGTGGGTCTCGTCCGCGCGGCCACCCACGCGGGCCTGCGTATCCCGGAGGACCTGGCCGTGGTGGGGTTCGACGACACGGATCTGGCCAGCGCGGCCAGCGCCGTCGAGCTGACCAGCGTGCACCAGCCGGCGACCGAGATCGGCCGGGCCGCGGTGCGGATCGTCCTCGACGAGATGGCCGACCGGACGCGGGAACGCCGTGACCTGGTCTTCGAGCCCGAGTTGGTCGTGCGGGAGTCGAGCACCGCCCGCCAGGCGCGCCGCCGTTCGTCGGGGCGCCGGACCTAG
- a CDS encoding glycoside hydrolase family 78 protein, with protein sequence MTSHNSLVSAPRVEQHTEPLGIGERTPRLSWQVQTGARGWRQRAYEIEAIGADSDRSWCSGRVESSDSVLVPWPGPPLQSRERVDVRVRVWGLDESDPMPWSEPTTVEAGLLDPDDWTATFVGSTEESDGDRPPVLLRREFAVRDGLVRARAYATACGVYELEINGARVGNEVLAPGWTSYSHRLRYQTYDVTDLIRPGANAVGGWLADGWWRGSYGWNRVGERYGARTGLTVQLELTYDDGSVDTVVTDRTWTWTTSPITRASIYDGERYDARLADPDWSRPGSVAGWSSVDELTPNVGALVAPIGPPVRRIEEVLPVAATRLDDGTYLLDFGQNLAGRLRLRVSGPAGTTVGLRHAEVLENGRLCTRPIRTAAAHDEYVLSGVGVETWEPRFTYHGFRYAEVSGWPGDLERGDVVAVVCHDDMAPAGEFTCSDPLLRRLHENVRWSMRGNFVSVPTDCPQRDERLGWTGDLQVFAPTAAYLYDSTGSIADWLADVDAETGPDGLVPLYVPHIETSFPQFHCAVWGDATTVVPLVLLERAGDLGPLTSGYETARAWVEGCRRLLDERNVISAGLQLGDWLDPAAPADRPQEARTDPYLVATAYLVHSARLLARQADLIGKTDDAAEYRDLADRVAAGFRREFVTGSGRCVSDTQTAYALLLCFDLLDDAAQRRHAGDRLARLVRDAEFRIGTGFAGTPLVLDALSESGHLEEAYRLLLEKGCPSWLYPVTMGATTIWERWDSLLPDGTVNPGNMTSFNHYALGAVADWMHRVVAGLAPAAPGYRSMLVRPQPGGGLTWAAARHRTPYGLAAVSWRREGTTLRVEVSVPPGCDATVALPGAGTVPVDAGHHMFEVAYRAAHDDPIEPLPAPHRF encoded by the coding sequence GTGACGTCGCACAACAGCCTGGTATCGGCACCGCGCGTCGAGCAGCACACGGAACCACTCGGTATCGGCGAACGGACGCCTCGACTGTCCTGGCAGGTGCAGACCGGTGCGCGGGGCTGGCGCCAGCGGGCGTACGAGATCGAAGCGATCGGAGCGGACTCGGATCGGTCCTGGTGCAGCGGCCGAGTGGAGTCGTCCGACAGCGTCCTGGTGCCGTGGCCAGGGCCGCCGCTGCAGAGCCGGGAGCGCGTCGACGTCCGGGTCCGGGTGTGGGGTCTGGACGAGAGCGACCCCATGCCGTGGAGCGAGCCGACCACGGTCGAGGCCGGGTTGCTCGACCCGGACGACTGGACCGCCACGTTCGTCGGCTCGACCGAGGAATCGGACGGGGACCGGCCGCCGGTGCTGCTGCGCCGCGAGTTCGCCGTGCGGGACGGGCTCGTGCGTGCCCGCGCGTACGCCACCGCGTGCGGGGTCTACGAGCTGGAGATCAACGGCGCGCGCGTCGGGAACGAGGTGCTCGCCCCCGGCTGGACGAGCTACTCCCACCGGCTGCGCTATCAGACCTACGACGTCACCGACCTGATCCGCCCCGGCGCCAACGCGGTGGGAGGGTGGCTGGCCGACGGTTGGTGGCGGGGAAGCTACGGCTGGAACCGCGTCGGTGAGCGTTACGGGGCACGAACCGGGCTGACCGTGCAGCTCGAACTCACCTACGACGACGGGTCGGTCGACACCGTCGTCACCGATCGGACCTGGACCTGGACCACGAGTCCGATCACCCGCGCCAGCATCTACGACGGCGAGCGCTACGACGCCCGGCTCGCGGACCCGGACTGGTCCCGGCCCGGTTCCGTGGCCGGCTGGTCGAGCGTCGACGAACTCACTCCGAACGTCGGCGCGCTGGTCGCGCCGATCGGGCCACCGGTGCGCCGCATCGAGGAGGTCCTGCCGGTCGCCGCGACCCGCCTCGACGACGGCACCTACCTGCTCGACTTCGGACAGAACCTCGCCGGACGGTTGCGGCTGCGGGTCAGTGGACCGGCCGGCACCACCGTCGGCCTGCGGCACGCCGAGGTACTGGAGAACGGGCGCCTCTGCACCCGTCCGATCCGCACGGCCGCCGCTCATGACGAGTACGTGCTGAGTGGTGTCGGAGTCGAGACGTGGGAGCCGCGGTTCACCTACCACGGGTTCCGGTACGCCGAGGTCAGCGGCTGGCCGGGTGACCTCGAACGCGGTGACGTGGTGGCGGTGGTGTGCCACGACGACATGGCGCCCGCAGGTGAGTTCACCTGCTCGGACCCGCTGCTGCGCCGTCTGCACGAGAACGTGCGCTGGAGCATGCGGGGGAACTTCGTCTCGGTGCCGACCGATTGCCCGCAGCGCGACGAGCGTCTCGGGTGGACCGGTGACCTCCAGGTGTTCGCTCCCACGGCGGCCTACCTGTACGACTCGACCGGCAGCATCGCCGACTGGCTCGCCGACGTTGACGCGGAGACCGGCCCGGACGGCCTCGTACCGCTCTACGTGCCGCACATCGAGACGTCGTTCCCGCAGTTCCACTGCGCGGTCTGGGGCGACGCCACCACGGTGGTTCCGCTGGTGCTCCTCGAACGCGCCGGTGACCTGGGGCCGCTGACCAGCGGATACGAGACGGCGCGGGCCTGGGTCGAGGGATGCAGGCGCCTGCTCGACGAGCGGAACGTGATCTCCGCCGGGCTGCAGCTGGGGGACTGGCTCGACCCGGCCGCGCCGGCCGACCGCCCTCAGGAAGCACGTACCGATCCCTATCTGGTCGCGACCGCCTACCTCGTGCACTCCGCCCGGCTGCTAGCCCGGCAGGCGGACCTGATCGGCAAGACCGACGACGCCGCGGAGTACCGCGACCTCGCCGACCGGGTGGCTGCGGGCTTCCGCCGGGAGTTCGTGACCGGCTCCGGTCGATGCGTCTCGGACACCCAGACCGCGTACGCGCTCCTGCTCTGCTTCGACCTTCTCGACGACGCGGCGCAGCGACGCCACGCCGGTGACCGATTGGCTCGGCTGGTGCGGGACGCCGAGTTCCGGATCGGGACCGGGTTCGCGGGGACACCGCTGGTGCTCGACGCGCTCAGCGAGTCCGGGCACCTGGAGGAGGCCTACCGGCTACTCCTGGAGAAGGGCTGCCCGTCCTGGCTGTACCCGGTCACGATGGGCGCCACCACCATCTGGGAACGCTGGGACAGCCTCCTGCCGGACGGCACGGTGAACCCCGGCAACATGACCTCGTTCAACCACTACGCGCTCGGGGCGGTGGCCGACTGGATGCACCGCGTCGTCGCGGGGCTCGCCCCGGCGGCGCCCGGCTACCGCTCGATGCTGGTCCGGCCCCAACCCGGCGGGGGCCTGACCTGGGCGGCCGCGCGGCACCGAACCCCCTACGGGCTGGCCGCCGTCAGCTGGCGCCGGGAGGGCACCACGCTGCGCGTCGAGGTCAGTGTCCCGCCGGGATGCGACGCGACGGTCGCACTGCCCGGCGCCGGGACCGTTCCGGTCGACGCGGGCCACCACATGTTCGAGGTGGCGTACCGAGCGGCGCACGACGACCCGATCGAGCCGCTACCCGCCCCTCACCGCTTCTGA
- a CDS encoding carbohydrate ABC transporter permease, protein MALTIDSPPSSPAAQVRPRPRKPRRVLRFVRRIPGYLCVAVLLLLVAYPLVWLFLGSFKTQAEFLNDSTLALPDSFTNFDNYSQAWSSVALYLRNSLLTVLPALAIIVVIGTAAGFALEVMVWRGRGTTLLLFLAGIMIPGQMILLPLFTAYFELHLTGTLWPLIITYTATGLPLTVFMMATYFRAIPREVFEASTLDGASIIRSFVSVAFPMMRNAVLTIALVQFFFLWNDLLIALTFTTSDELRTVQVGLLNFTGQFGAVEYGPTFAAICINVLLILAIYLFLNQRVMRGLAAGAVKG, encoded by the coding sequence ATGGCTCTCACCATCGACTCGCCACCCAGCTCGCCCGCCGCTCAGGTTCGGCCGCGCCCGCGGAAGCCGCGCCGGGTGCTGCGCTTCGTACGTCGTATCCCCGGTTACCTCTGCGTCGCGGTGCTGCTGCTTCTCGTCGCCTACCCGCTCGTCTGGCTGTTCCTCGGGTCGTTCAAGACCCAAGCGGAGTTCCTCAACGACTCGACGCTGGCGTTGCCGGACAGCTTCACGAACTTCGACAACTACTCGCAGGCGTGGTCGTCGGTCGCGCTCTATCTCCGGAACAGCCTGCTCACCGTCCTGCCGGCGCTGGCGATCATCGTGGTGATCGGCACGGCGGCCGGCTTCGCGCTCGAGGTCATGGTGTGGCGCGGACGGGGCACCACCCTGCTGCTGTTCCTCGCCGGAATCATGATCCCCGGCCAGATGATCCTGCTGCCGCTGTTCACGGCCTACTTCGAGCTCCACCTCACCGGAACGCTGTGGCCGCTGATCATCACGTACACGGCCACCGGTCTGCCGCTGACCGTGTTCATGATGGCGACGTACTTCCGCGCGATCCCGCGTGAGGTCTTCGAAGCCTCCACCCTCGACGGCGCGAGCATCATCCGATCGTTCGTCTCGGTGGCCTTCCCGATGATGCGCAACGCGGTGCTGACGATCGCGCTGGTCCAGTTCTTCTTCCTCTGGAACGACCTGCTGATCGCACTGACGTTCACGACCTCGGACGAGCTGCGGACCGTCCAGGTCGGGCTGCTCAACTTCACCGGCCAGTTCGGCGCGGTGGAGTACGGCCCGACGTTCGCGGCCATCTGCATCAACGTGCTGCTGATCCTGGCGATCTACCTGTTCCTCAACCAGCGAGTGATGCGCGGGCTCGCCGCCGGCGCCGTGAAGGGCTAG
- a CDS encoding sugar ABC transporter permease has translation MHSVLGDRRSIAILLGPALLVYSLVMLLPMLWSLGYTFFTGSVISGFSYAGTANFEKLFNDPALPSSLWFTVKYAAAITLGQVFVGYALALLYVFFLRKAGSVVRTLVFFPVVLPTVAVGLLFQKFFEFAPQTGPVNSMLETFGFEAVDWFGTPGKAFFVIAVMDIWRSMGFYAILLYTGLLDIPDDVMEAAAIDGASTWRLIRSIIVPLSLPVLVSSLVFSINGTLKAFDSIYALTGGGPGNATTPLTLYMYQTSFAYGDYGYGATIALTLTVLCLLVTAFIFRATRRAPEQG, from the coding sequence ATGCACAGCGTGTTGGGCGATCGCCGATCGATCGCCATCCTTCTAGGACCGGCACTCCTGGTCTACTCCCTGGTGATGCTGCTGCCCATGCTGTGGTCGCTCGGCTACACCTTCTTCACCGGCAGCGTCATCTCCGGCTTCTCCTACGCCGGCACAGCCAACTTCGAGAAGCTCTTCAACGATCCGGCGCTGCCCAGCTCGCTCTGGTTCACGGTGAAGTACGCCGCCGCGATCACCCTGGGCCAGGTCTTCGTCGGGTACGCGCTAGCGCTGCTCTACGTGTTCTTCCTCCGCAAGGCGGGCTCTGTCGTTCGCACGCTCGTGTTCTTCCCGGTCGTGCTGCCCACGGTGGCCGTCGGCCTGCTCTTCCAGAAGTTCTTCGAGTTCGCGCCGCAGACCGGCCCGGTCAACTCGATGCTGGAGACGTTCGGCTTCGAAGCCGTCGACTGGTTCGGTACGCCGGGTAAGGCGTTCTTCGTCATCGCGGTGATGGACATCTGGCGGTCGATGGGCTTCTACGCGATCTTGCTGTACACCGGCCTGCTCGACATCCCCGACGACGTGATGGAGGCCGCCGCGATCGACGGCGCCTCGACGTGGCGGCTGATCCGGAGCATCATCGTCCCGCTGTCCCTGCCGGTCCTGGTGTCGTCGCTGGTCTTCAGCATCAACGGGACGCTCAAAGCGTTCGACTCGATCTACGCGCTCACCGGAGGCGGGCCCGGCAACGCCACCACTCCGTTGACGCTCTACATGTACCAAACGTCGTTCGCGTACGGCGACTACGGCTACGGGGCGACGATCGCACTCACGCTCACCGTGCTGTGCCTGCTGGTCACCGCGTTCATCTTCCGCGCGACCCGCCGCGCTCCGGAGCAGGGGTAG
- a CDS encoding ABC transporter substrate-binding protein translates to MARAFRWAGHRPAYTAAVGAAALVLSVAACGGDGGGNSGGSAKNFTFLAINENTTIPTTLTTLSKSACADENKTQPLVIKKQAQGSLDQQLQLLAGQGALPQAFIAANAPALTQQLFDNGSVLDLGNAVKSAGLEENILPAAGSTIEALYDGKQLVLPSELNIEGIWYNKKLLQDNGIAVPTTWEQLVAAFAKLQAAGVQPISNAGKGGDGWGVTRWVGNYIVREQGPDALKKVADGDAKLTDAAYAKGAQAISDLGKKGYFGKSPTSIDYATALNTFATGKAAFIYMGSWALSAFNDPKQTTIGAENIGFLKFPTVSGGTGTADQVSANVGTAIAISKKAYDGDKNTQAWVECIVENYGNVALRDSSQITGFKTDGSVEVPALTKQIQDEISNIQDSVLWFEAYFPAKATTVSQNSGGQLGSGQLSGEKFMQTVSANLS, encoded by the coding sequence GTGGCACGTGCATTCCGGTGGGCCGGACATCGGCCCGCGTACACGGCAGCGGTTGGCGCCGCGGCTCTCGTGCTCTCCGTCGCGGCCTGTGGCGGCGACGGTGGCGGGAACTCCGGGGGGTCGGCCAAGAACTTCACGTTCCTGGCCATCAACGAGAACACCACGATCCCGACGACGCTGACGACGCTGAGCAAGTCCGCGTGTGCGGACGAGAACAAGACCCAGCCGTTAGTGATCAAGAAGCAGGCGCAGGGCAGCCTCGACCAGCAGTTGCAGCTGCTGGCCGGTCAGGGCGCGCTGCCGCAGGCGTTCATCGCCGCGAACGCTCCGGCGCTGACCCAGCAGCTCTTCGACAACGGCTCGGTGCTCGACCTGGGCAATGCGGTCAAGTCCGCCGGGCTGGAGGAGAACATCCTGCCGGCCGCCGGTTCGACCATCGAGGCGCTCTACGACGGCAAGCAGCTCGTGCTGCCGTCGGAGCTGAACATCGAAGGCATTTGGTACAACAAGAAGCTGCTCCAGGACAACGGCATCGCAGTGCCGACGACGTGGGAGCAGCTCGTCGCGGCGTTCGCGAAGCTGCAGGCCGCGGGCGTGCAGCCGATCTCGAACGCCGGCAAGGGCGGCGACGGCTGGGGCGTCACCCGGTGGGTCGGCAACTACATCGTGCGCGAGCAGGGTCCGGACGCGCTGAAGAAGGTCGCCGACGGGGACGCGAAGCTGACCGACGCGGCGTACGCCAAGGGCGCGCAGGCCATCTCGGATCTCGGCAAGAAGGGCTATTTCGGCAAGTCGCCGACGTCGATCGACTACGCCACGGCGCTCAACACGTTCGCCACCGGCAAGGCGGCGTTCATCTACATGGGCTCCTGGGCGCTGTCGGCCTTCAACGACCCGAAGCAGACCACCATCGGTGCCGAGAACATCGGCTTCCTGAAGTTCCCGACCGTCTCCGGGGGCACCGGGACGGCCGACCAGGTGTCGGCCAACGTCGGTACGGCGATCGCGATCTCCAAGAAGGCCTACGACGGCGACAAGAACACGCAGGCCTGGGTCGAGTGCATCGTCGAGAACTACGGCAACGTCGCGCTGCGCGACTCCAGCCAGATCACCGGCTTCAAGACCGACGGCAGCGTCGAGGTGCCTGCGCTGACCAAGCAGATCCAGGACGAGATCAGCAACATCCAGGACAGCGTGCTGTGGTTCGAGGCCTACTTCCCGGCCAAAGCCACCACGGTCAGCCAGAACAGCGGCGGTCAGCTCGGTAGCGGCCAGCTCTCCGGAGAGAAGTTCATGCAGACGGTCAGCGCGAACCTGAGCTGA
- a CDS encoding LacI family DNA-binding transcriptional regulator, translating into MARIEDVAAHAGVSAGTVSNVLNRPEAVAPATLKRVRAAIAELGFVPHEAARALSAGRSRTVGLVVPDVTNPFFADVARGAEAVADRHDVVVILYNTGASPERELRYFGQLEERRVQGVLVTPVDQQSRHLDELLRRGTPVVLVDRHSARRDVCSVAVDDVWGGRLAAEHLVEQGHRRLAFVGGPLVVPQVTDRLAGAREVADETGTAVEVIETPGLTVAAGRAAGAAIARRASRTRPTAAFCANDLLALGLLQAVTREGLRVPQDVAIVGYDDIDYAAGAAVPLTTVQQPREELGQVAADLLFDSIDFAERHRHRQVVFQPELVVRESSTHARRGSRTARRADPPTT; encoded by the coding sequence GTGGCGAGGATCGAGGACGTGGCTGCGCACGCCGGAGTCTCGGCCGGCACCGTGAGCAACGTGCTCAACCGGCCCGAAGCGGTCGCGCCGGCCACCCTGAAGCGCGTCCGCGCCGCGATCGCCGAGCTCGGTTTCGTTCCGCACGAGGCCGCCCGCGCGCTGAGCGCCGGTCGCAGCCGCACCGTCGGCTTGGTCGTGCCGGACGTGACCAACCCGTTCTTCGCCGACGTGGCTCGCGGCGCGGAGGCGGTGGCCGACCGGCACGACGTGGTCGTGATCCTCTACAACACCGGCGCCTCGCCCGAGCGCGAGCTGCGCTACTTCGGGCAGCTCGAGGAACGTCGGGTACAGGGCGTCCTCGTGACACCGGTCGACCAGCAGAGCAGGCACCTCGACGAGCTGCTGCGCCGGGGCACACCCGTGGTCCTCGTCGATCGGCACTCCGCTCGCCGCGACGTCTGCTCGGTCGCCGTCGACGACGTCTGGGGAGGTCGCCTCGCCGCCGAGCACCTCGTCGAGCAAGGACATCGACGGCTGGCCTTCGTCGGCGGCCCGCTGGTGGTGCCGCAGGTGACCGACCGCCTCGCGGGCGCCCGCGAGGTGGCGGACGAGACCGGGACCGCGGTGGAGGTGATCGAGACTCCCGGCCTGACCGTCGCCGCCGGTCGGGCCGCGGGGGCCGCGATCGCCCGGCGCGCGAGCCGTACCCGGCCCACCGCGGCGTTCTGCGCGAACGATCTGCTCGCCCTGGGATTGCTCCAAGCCGTGACGCGCGAAGGGCTGCGGGTGCCGCAGGACGTCGCGATCGTCGGGTACGACGACATCGACTACGCCGCGGGCGCCGCGGTTCCCCTCACGACCGTGCAGCAGCCCCGGGAAGAGCTCGGGCAGGTGGCCGCGGATCTGCTCTTCGACTCGATCGACTTCGCGGAGCGTCACCGCCACCGACAGGTGGTGTTCCAGCCGGAGCTGGTGGTGCGGGAGTCCAGCACCCATGCCCGCCGCGGTTCGCGGACGGCCCGCCGGGCGGATCCGCCGACGACGTGA